The Zygotorulaspora mrakii chromosome 3, complete sequence genome includes a region encoding these proteins:
- the NHP10 gene encoding Nhp10p (similar to Saccharomyces cerevisiae NHP10 (YDL002C); ancestral locus Anc_3.210) — protein sequence MADNDLKRKVDNLKEGNEVLALAIQRTRLSVKRLKLEYSVLLERLETRVESDPELRYQNPLPSLESFKKELLMKPHKKSKNKRQKAKHRDPNMPKRPTNAYLIFCEMNKEKMRENGSQDVTRDLTEAWKSLSEDDRKPYYELYNEDRERYHKEMEIYSSRTGDARNNEDGEGAEGEEEERVSEEIKREEEEEDDEEVEEEEEEEEDLGEEEEERYPESEITQLEEEEDEDEEGEDESADVLTSEI from the coding sequence ATGGCAGACAATGACTTGAAACGGAAAGTTGATAATTTGAAGGAGGGAAATGAGGTATTGGCACTTGCCATACAACGCACACGACTCTCCGTTAAGCGTCTTAAGTTGGAGTACAGTGTACTGCTTGAGAGGTTAGAAACAAGAGTGGAATCAGATCCAGAACTGCGCTATCAAAACCCACTGCCATCTTTAGAATCGTTCAAGAAAGAGTTATTGATGAAACCGCATAAAAAATCGAAGAATAAAAGACAAAAGGCAAAACATAGGGATCCAAACATGCCTAAAAGACCGACAAATGCTTATTTAATCTTTTGTGAAatgaacaaagaaaaaatgaggGAAAACGGCTCTCAAGATGTCACACGGGATTTAACGGAAGCTTGGAAAAGCTTAAGTGAAGATGACAGGAAACCATACTATGAACTGTATAACGAAGATCGAGAAAGATACCACAAGGAAATGGAAATATACTCATCGAGAACCGGCGATGCAAGAAACAATGAAGATGGAGAAGGAGCAGAGggagaagaagaagaaagagtgAGTGAGGAAATTAAAcgtgaagaagaagaagaagatgatgaggaggttgaagaagaagaagaagaagaagaagatcttggtgaggaagaagaagaaagatatCCTGAATCAGAAATAACACAGCtagaggaggaagaagacgaagatgaagaaggagaagatGAGAGTGCAGACGTACTAACAAGCGAGATATAG